In Streptomyces sannanensis, the DNA window TGGCCTGTTCGGCTGGACTCTCCTGCCGGGAGGGCCGGAGGTCGGTGGCTACGGCATGTTCCAGTTGGGCGGCAGGACCACGGCCGGGGCCATGAAGGTAGGCCCGGATCAGGCGCCGCCCGCCTGGACCGTGTATATCCAGACACCCGACGCCGACACCGCGGCCGGGGCGGTCGCGAAGGGCGGTGGCAGGGTGACGCTCCCGCCGATGGACGTCCTCGACTTCGGGCGCATGGCGCTGTTCGCAGACCCGGCCGGAGCCGGGTTCGGCGTATGGCAGCCGAAGCAGAACAAAGGGCTCGAAGTGGTGAGCGACGCCGGTTCGTTCGCCTGGGCCGAGTTGTACACCACGGAGCACGCGGACGAGGCGATCGCCTTCTACGAGTCGGTCTTCGGGTGGGAGAAGTATCAGGTGCCGTTCCCCGGCGGTACGTACAGCATGGTCGGCCCGGAGGGCGGCGGTGAGACCGCCGCGTTCGGAGGCGTTGTGCCGGTCTCCTCGGATCCTGCAGAGACCGGTTCCGGGCCGTACTGGCTGCCGTACTTCGAAGTGGCCGACTGCGACGCCACGGTGGCGAAGGCGGAGGAGCTGGGCGGAAAGACCAGGATGGCCCCTGTGCAGATGGAGGGCGTGGGACGGTTCGCCAAACTGGCCGACCCGTTCGGTGCGCGTTTCGCGGTGATCAAGAGCGTCTATCCGGAGGGCACGAAGGACTGATAGGCCCCGTTCATCGATCATTGACGGGTCGTTGATCGCGACGGGGCAGTGTGGCCGTCATGTCGATCAACACCACGACCGTCAATGAACTCTCCTGGCAGGAGCAGGCTCTGTGTGCACAGACGGGGCCCGAGTTCTTCTTCCCCGCCCCGGGCAGCTCCACACGCGAGGCCAAGCTGCTCTGCGGTGCCTGCGAAGGACGCGCGGCATGCCTGGAGTACGCCCTTACCCACGACGTGCGGTTCGGCATCTGGGGCGGCCTCTCGGAGACGGAGCGCATCCGCCTCCGGCGTCGGCGGCGGCGCGGCTGAATCGCGCTCCGGACGCCCGCCGGTGGTGAATCACCCTCGCGGGGAAAGCCGTCGAACTGATTCGCGGGGATGCCCGCTCGTGCTGTGGCCGGAAAGGTTTGCCGGGAAGCTCGCGGCTCCCCCAGCTACCTCCCCCAGCTACCTCCCCCAGCTACCTCCCCCAGCTACCTCCCCCAGCTACCTCCCCCAGCTACCTCCCCCAGCTACCTCCCCCAGCTACCGCTGGGGGTGCCCCCAGGGTGCCCCCAGGGTGCCCCCAGGGCGCCCCCAGGGTGCGTCCAGCGGTGTCCCCAGGTCGGTGCATCGCAAGGCGGAGGATCGCAGCTCGTACTTGGCCGTACTCGCGCGATGCGACAACGCTGGGGGCACCTCCCGTGCCCGAAGGGCTACGGGGGAAAGGTGCCGTGCCTGGGGGCACCTCCGGGGGAGCGTCGCGAGCCGGTGAACCCTCCCGGTCACAGCACTTCGATCACCGGCAATGCCCGGATGTAGCGCAGAGGTAGGCGCACGCCTTGCTCAGGCGGACACGCCGGTTCGAATCCGGCCGTCCGGGCAGCCACAAGGCGCGGTCCCGTAGCGCAGGGGCAGGCGCGCCGTCTTGTCAGGACGGACATGCCGGTTCGAATCGCGGCGGGGGAGCAGACGGGGCTGCCCGCCGGGGTCCTGCGCGCGCCCGGGTACGCCCCGATGGCTGCCCTGGGGGCACCGTCGGCCGGCGGCGCACTGGCGCTCCTCCTGCCCGAAGCCGACGAAGCCGGGATGCTGCCGGACCCCTCAGCGGTGAACCAGGGAAAGCCCCCGCTGAGGTTCCCCCTCGCTCCCCACGGATCGGTGTCGCGGACGATCATGCCATCCGCCACCGGCGGCGGGGAAAGAGGAAAAATCAGGCCTTGCCGCGGGCCGCCAGCCGGGCCCGCCGCGCCTCCAGCTTCTCGTCGAACTTGCGCGCTTCCGCGTCCAGCCCGCCCATGAACAGACCGAGTTCCTCCTGGGCCTGCCGGCCCTCCGGCCCGAGACCGTCGATCTCCAGCACCTTGAGGAAGCGCAGCACCGGGGACAGCACGTCGTCGTGGTGGACGCGCAGGTTGTAGATGCCGCCGATCGCGATCTGCGCCGCGGAGCGCTCGAAGCCGGGCATGCCGTGCCCCGGCATACGGAAGTTGACGACGACGTCACGGACGGCCTGCATGGTCAGGTCCGGGGCGATCTCGAAGGCCGCACCCAGCAGGTTGCGGTAGAAGATCATGTGCAGGTTCTCGTCGTGCGCGATCCGTGCCAGCATCCGGTCACAGACCGGGTCACCCGATTGGTGGCCGGTGTTGCGGTGCGAGATACGGGTGGCGAGCTCCTGGAAGGCCACGTACGCGACGGAGTGCAGCATCGAGTGGCGGTTGTCCGACTCGAAGCCCTCCGACATGTGCGCCATCCGGAACTGCTCGAGCTTGTCCGGGTCCACCGCCCGCGAGGCGAGCAGGTAGTCGCGCATGACGATGCCGTGCCGGCCCTCCTCAGCGGTCCAGCGGTGCACCCAGGTGCCCCAGGCGCCGTCACGGCCGAAGAGGGTGGCGATCTCGTGGTGGTAGCTGGGGAGGTTGTCCTCCGTCAGCAGATTGACCACCAGCGCGATCTTGCCGACCTCCGTGACCTTCGACTGGTCCGGCGCCCAGGCCTCGCCGTCCTCGAAGAAGCCCGGGAAGTTCCGTGCGTCCGACCACGGAACGTACTCGTGGGGCATCCAGTCCTTGGCGACCTTCAGATGCCGGTTCAGCTCCTTCTCGACCACTTCCTCCAGCGCGTACAGCAGCCGGGCGTCGGTCCACGCGTCCGAACTGCCGAGGTCGGGGGAGGTGATGGTCACGGGTGCTCCTGGGGACGGGAGATTTACCTACGGGTTCGTAGGTTACGAGACCGTAGGTTAAAGGTCCGGTAAGGATCGGCCAAGTCCGCTGCCCGTGACCATTTCATTACCTTCCGTCATTCATGCAGGTGGACCAGGTGAGTTCACCGTCCGCGAGCAGCAGCTGCCGCGTGATCCCGATGGATTTCAGGAACGGCATGTCGTGGCCGGCCACGATCAGTGCTCCCTCATATGCGTCCAGTGCCGCCATGAGGCTGCGCACGCTCGCCATGTCGAGGTTGTTGGTCGGCTCGTCCAGAATCAGCAGCTGCGGTGCCGGCTCCGCGAGCAGCAGCGCGGCCAGGGAGGCACGGAAGCGCTCGCCGCCGGAGAGCGTCCCGGCCGGCTGGTCGGCGCGCGCACCCTTGAACAGAAAGCGCGCGAGCCGGGCCCGGATGGCGTTGTTCGTCGCCTCGGGCGCGAACCGTGCCACGTTCTCCACCACACTCAGCCGGTCGTCGAGCAGGTCGAGCCGCTGGGGCAGGAACCGCAGCGGGACATGCACGACGGCCTCACCCCCGAGCGGCTCCAGCTCGCCGGCGATCGTCC includes these proteins:
- a CDS encoding VOC family protein, producing MLTTRFVTGSPNWIDLGTPDLDRAAAFYGGLFGWTLLPGGPEVGGYGMFQLGGRTTAGAMKVGPDQAPPAWTVYIQTPDADTAAGAVAKGGGRVTLPPMDVLDFGRMALFADPAGAGFGVWQPKQNKGLEVVSDAGSFAWAELYTTEHADEAIAFYESVFGWEKYQVPFPGGTYSMVGPEGGGETAAFGGVVPVSSDPAETGSGPYWLPYFEVADCDATVAKAEELGGKTRMAPVQMEGVGRFAKLADPFGARFAVIKSVYPEGTKD
- a CDS encoding WhiB family transcriptional regulator encodes the protein MSINTTTVNELSWQEQALCAQTGPEFFFPAPGSSTREAKLLCGACEGRAACLEYALTHDVRFGIWGGLSETERIRLRRRRRRG
- a CDS encoding acyl-ACP desaturase, encoding MTITSPDLGSSDAWTDARLLYALEEVVEKELNRHLKVAKDWMPHEYVPWSDARNFPGFFEDGEAWAPDQSKVTEVGKIALVVNLLTEDNLPSYHHEIATLFGRDGAWGTWVHRWTAEEGRHGIVMRDYLLASRAVDPDKLEQFRMAHMSEGFESDNRHSMLHSVAYVAFQELATRISHRNTGHQSGDPVCDRMLARIAHDENLHMIFYRNLLGAAFEIAPDLTMQAVRDVVVNFRMPGHGMPGFERSAAQIAIGGIYNLRVHHDDVLSPVLRFLKVLEIDGLGPEGRQAQEELGLFMGGLDAEARKFDEKLEARRARLAARGKA